A window from Arcobacter sp. CECT 8983 encodes these proteins:
- the secD gene encoding protein translocase subunit SecD, translated as MKIFNYRLVIFILSIIFGVVFSVPSFLQTETGKKISLGLDLQGGLHMLLGVQTNEAVTSKIKSTATAVKYFANDEDILIDGLSIKDNDRIVFTVLDQDELPKVDKMLEQISGLQITKNDLDYSLTLTPEEEVKTKDQAVAQAVETIRNRLDQFGLAEPNVVRQGETDIVVQLPGIKTAAEEKAARELISKPANLELMAVDEERADQVYTMSRAQAAQYGDIILEATDNPSVKYLVKEIPILNGSQVVDAQVAFDQSNQPIINFTLNSAGARIFGDFTAKNVGKRLAVVLDGKVYSAPNIRERIGGGSGQISGGFTVVEAGNVAIALRSGALPASVKLLEKRSVGPSLGADSIKASTIALVSGFLIVFMFMIIYYRRAGVIANVALVTNIFIIISVMAMFGATLTLPGMAGIVLTVGMAVDANVIITERIRELLRQGLSIPKAVEDGYSNAMRAILDANITTLLVAVILYAYGTGPIKGFAVTISIGILASMLTAILGTHGIYEALLPKIAKDKNLNKWFGIK; from the coding sequence TTGAAAATCTTTAATTACAGACTCGTTATATTTATTTTAAGTATAATTTTTGGAGTTGTATTCTCTGTACCATCTTTTTTACAAACTGAAACTGGTAAAAAAATTTCACTAGGACTTGATTTACAAGGTGGACTACATATGCTTCTTGGTGTTCAAACTAACGAAGCAGTTACTTCAAAAATAAAATCAACAGCTACTGCAGTTAAATACTTCGCAAATGATGAAGATATTTTAATTGATGGCTTAAGTATCAAAGACAATGATAGAATTGTTTTTACAGTATTAGACCAAGATGAGTTACCAAAAGTTGACAAAATGCTTGAACAAATTAGTGGTTTACAAATCACTAAAAATGACCTTGATTACTCTTTAACTTTAACTCCTGAAGAAGAGGTTAAGACAAAAGACCAAGCTGTTGCACAAGCAGTTGAGACTATTAGAAATAGACTTGACCAATTTGGTTTAGCTGAACCAAATGTTGTAAGACAAGGGGAAACTGATATTGTTGTTCAACTTCCAGGTATCAAAACAGCTGCTGAAGAAAAAGCTGCAAGAGAACTTATCTCAAAGCCTGCTAACTTAGAACTTATGGCTGTTGATGAAGAAAGAGCTGACCAAGTTTATACTATGTCAAGAGCTCAAGCAGCACAATATGGTGATATCATTTTAGAAGCTACTGATAACCCTAGTGTTAAGTATCTTGTAAAAGAGATTCCTATTTTAAATGGTTCTCAAGTAGTTGATGCTCAAGTTGCTTTTGACCAATCAAATCAACCAATTATTAACTTTACTTTAAATAGTGCAGGTGCTAGAATCTTTGGAGATTTTACTGCTAAAAATGTAGGAAAAAGACTTGCCGTTGTACTTGATGGTAAAGTTTACTCTGCACCAAATATTAGAGAAAGAATTGGTGGGGGAAGCGGTCAGATTTCTGGTGGCTTTACTGTTGTAGAAGCAGGAAATGTTGCAATTGCATTAAGATCAGGTGCCTTACCAGCTTCTGTTAAATTGTTAGAAAAAAGAAGTGTAGGACCAAGTTTAGGTGCTGATTCTATTAAAGCTTCAACTATAGCACTTGTTTCTGGTTTCTTAATTGTATTTATGTTTATGATTATTTACTATAGACGAGCAGGAGTTATTGCAAATGTTGCTCTTGTTACAAATATTTTTATTATAATCTCTGTTATGGCAATGTTTGGAGCAACATTAACACTTCCAGGTATGGCAGGTATTGTATTAACAGTTGGTATGGCAGTTGATGCAAACGTTATTATTACTGAAAGAATTAGAGAACTTCTAAGACAAGGTTTATCTATACCAAAAGCTGTCGAAGATGGTTATTCAAACGCTATGAGAGCAATTCTAGATGCAAATATTACAACACTACTTGTTGCTGTAATTTTATATGCATATGGAACAGGACCAATTAAAGGTTTCGCAGTAACAATCTCTATTGGTATTTTAGCTTCAATGTTAACGGCAATTTTAGGAACTCATGGTATTTATGAAGCGTTATTACCAAAAATT
- the yajC gene encoding preprotein translocase subunit YajC yields MEGQSADLISSLLPLVALFAIFYFLIIRPQQKQAKQHKEMIADLKKGDKIVTNGGLMVEITKVEENFLIVKNHDDSQMKLAKEFVAKLSE; encoded by the coding sequence ATGGAAGGTCAAAGTGCAGACTTAATAAGCTCATTGTTACCCCTAGTTGCATTATTTGCAATTTTTTACTTTTTAATTATTAGACCACAACAAAAACAAGCTAAACAGCATAAGGAAATGATTGCGGATCTAAAGAAAGGCGATAAAATTGTAACAAATGGTGGCTTAATGGTAGAAATTACAAAAGTAGAAGAGAACTTCTTAATTGTAAAAAACCACGATGATAGCCAAATGAAATTAGCAAAAGAATTCGTTGCAAAGCTTTCAGAATAA